The following proteins come from a genomic window of Canis lupus dingo isolate Sandy chromosome 20, ASM325472v2, whole genome shotgun sequence:
- the PROK2 gene encoding prokineticin-2, protein MRGPRCAPLLLLLLLPPLLLTPPAGDAAVITGACDKDPQCGGGMCCAVSIWVKSIRICTPMGKVGDSCHPLTRKVPFFGRRMHHTCPCMPGLACLRTSFNRFICLARK, encoded by the exons ATGAGGGGCCCGCGCTGCGCCccgctgctcctgctgctgctgctgccgccgctgctgctCACGCCCCCCGCCGGGGACGCCGCCGTCATCACAGGG GCCTGCGACAAGGACCCCCAGTGTGGTGGAGGCATGTGCTGTGCTGTTAGTATCTGGGTTAAGAGCATAAGGATTTGCACACCTATGGGCAAAGTGGGAGACAGCTGCCATCCGCTGACTCGTAAA GTTCCATTTTTTGGGCGGAGAATGCATCACACATGTCCATGTATGCCGGGCTTAGCCTGTTTACGGACTTCATTTAATCGATTTATTTGTTTAGCCCGAAAGTAA